The Leptospira wolbachii serovar Codice str. CDC DNA segment CGAGTGACAGGAGGACAATTTGCCGCAGGCCGAGCGAGGCCTTGTGCCGAAGCGTAGCGGTAAGTCGTTGTTATACGAAGTCTCCAATGTAGACATTTAATTTTTCTTTATAGAGGTTTCTTCTAGGTAAGTTTGAACTGCTTGGATAGTCGTCATCCAATTTCTATTAAATTTTACAGCTGATAGCTTTCCGGTTCTTGCAAGTAAAGAAAGATATTCTAATGAAAAATTGCAATATTTGGTTGCTTCCTTTAGGGTGATGTATCCCTGTTTTTCATTTGAAGAATCTGGTCTAAGAGCATTAAGATAAATTATCAAAGATCTTTCAATTGAGCGTCCAACAAAATCAAGGAATGTTGATGGATTTCCCTTATCAGCTTCTCGTAGAACTTTATAATATTTTTTTCTATCGAGATGTAGAATAACTGCTGGAGGGTAACCTTCCTGCATAAGAATTAGATTCATTAAAAGCCTTGCAGTTCTTCCATTTCCGTCAATGAAAGGATGTATGAATACTAGTTTGTAATGCATCCACGCAGCTATTTCTGGTATTGATATTGATTTATAATTTATATAATACCATTCAACTAATTCCATTACTAGATCATATATTTTTCCTGCACTGGGAGGTATATGAGAAGCTCCCGTGATTCTAACATTGGTACTTCTAAAGACTCCAGCCTGTTCATCATCAATATTCTTTAATATTTTCCCATGAATTTCTCGAATTAGATTTACTGATATGAAGGTTTTTTTCTTTATTATTTCTTCGAGGAAGTAAATTCCTTCTTTGTGATTTAAAACTTCAAAATGCTCCCTGAGGCTCTTGTTCCCAATAGTAATTCCTTGTCTTAAAACTAAATCCGTTTCTTGTAAGCTAAGAGTATTTCCTTCAATGGCATTTGAGTTGTATGTCCACTCTAAATAGAATTGTTCGTTTAGTTTACTAACAATTCCTTTAG contains these protein-coding regions:
- a CDS encoding Fic family protein, whose product is MNPNLIKSIEGKKKELDKLRPLPKGIVSKLNEQFYLEWTYNSNAIEGNTLSLQETDLVLRQGITIGNKSLREHFEVLNHKEGIYFLEEIIKKKTFISVNLIREIHGKILKNIDDEQAGVFRSTNVRITGASHIPPSAGKIYDLVMELVEWYYINYKSISIPEIAAWMHYKLVFIHPFIDGNGRTARLLMNLILMQEGYPPAVILHLDRKKYYKVLREADKGNPSTFLDFVGRSIERSLIIYLNALRPDSSNEKQGYITLKEATKYCNFSLEYLSLLARTGKLSAVKFNRNWMTTIQAVQTYLEETSIKKN